The Penicillium oxalicum strain HP7-1 chromosome IV, whole genome shotgun sequence genome contains a region encoding:
- a CDS encoding Ergothioneine biosynthesis protein 1, giving the protein MADVIRVADLYAHARQSVTTMSPTALRNMDEVEIVNIQHEKMDVSLVDILNKALKPPEGTPRSFPTLLLYDTRGLKIFEKITYVDDYYLTNAEIEILTSQAKRIVERLPDNAQLVELGSGNLRKIEILLRECERVEKHVDYYALDLSLAELKRTFSEISPERFQYVGLHGLHGTYDDALLWLKDPENRTRPTVVLSMGSSLGNFNRSAAANFLRDFSEALGPSDMLLIGLDACKTPEKVYKAYNDSQGVTREFYENGLVHANAVFGFEAFKPDEWEIVTEYDEENGCHRAFYSPTVDVIINDIQISKGERLLFEEAYKYSPDEREELCRNAHLISQTVFANATDDYHIHLFSPCSVKIPLQPSEYASHPVPTLEDYESLWTVWDVVTKTMVPREELLSKPIQLRNALIFYLGHIPTFLDIHLTRALRGKLTEPKSYKEIFERGIDPDVEDPEKCHSHSPIPDEWPPVAEILDYADRVRSRARSILQDGRALQDRSLGEALWIGFEHEAMHLETFLYMLLQSQRVQPPTGVKTPDFAKLAQDAREAEKPNRWFSIPKQAFTIGLDDTDETALPKASFGWDNEKPQRSVDVDAFEAQARPVTNGEFAKYLQVQHSRAIPASWKLAHTDNDFAITNGVSESSSRATEDFMGNFAVRTVFGPVPLTVAQDWPVIASYDELASYAEWAGCRLPTFEEVRSIYLYAAKLQAEPKKNDSNGHSNGANGHSTTGHGNGAANGVKRTADGVVKPNPRADLPVYRSLEGCNVGFQNWHPVPVTPNGDRLAGQGDFGGVWEWTSTPLAPHEGFKAMEIYPGYTSDFFDGKHNIIQGGSWATMPRIAGRTTFVNWYQHNYPYTWAGARLVRDLST; this is encoded by the exons ATGGCTGATGTGATCCGTGTCGCTGACCTGTATGCCCATGCTAGACAATCCGTCACAACAATGTCGCCCACGGCTCTCAGGAACATGGACGAGGTTGAGATCGTCAACATTCAACATGAGAAGATGGATGTCTCCCTGGTGGACATCTTGAACAAAGCTCTGAAACCCCCAGAGGGAACTCCGCGTTCTTTTCCAACGCTGCTCTTATATGATACCAGGGGCCTCAAGATCTTTGAAAAGATCACTTACGTGGACGACTATTACCTCACCAATGCCGAGATTGAGATTTTAACGTCACAAGCGAAGAGAATCGTTGAACGCCTGCCGGACAATGCCCAGCTGGTGGAGCTTGGTAGTGG AAATCTGCGCAAAATTGAGATTCTATTGCGGGAATGTGAACGAGTCGAGAAACACGTGGATTATTATGCCTTGGATCTGTCCCTGGCAGAATTGAAGCGAACCTTCTCTGAGATCTCGCCGGAAAGGTTCCAGTACGTTGGGCTGCACGGTCTTCACGGCACCTACGATGACGCTCTACTGTGGTTGAAGGACCCCGAGAATCGGACCAGGCCCACGGTGGTTCTGTCGATGGGATCGTCGTTGGGCAATTTCAACCGTTCTGCGGCTGCAAACTTCTTGCGTGACTTTTCAGAAGCCTTGGGGCCGTCGGATATGTTATTGATTGGGTTAGACGCTTGTAAGACTCCTGAAAAGGTTTACAAGGCCTACAACGACTCCCAGGGCGTGACTAGAGAGTTTTATGAGAATGGCCTGGTACACGCCAACGCGGTATTTGGATTTGAGGCTTTCAAGCCCGACGAATGGGAAATTGTGACCGAATATGACGAGGAAAACGGGTGTCACCGAGCCTTTTATTCACCCACAGTTGATGTCATCATCAACGATATTCAGATCTCCAAGGGGGAGAGGTTGCTCTTCGAGGAGGCATACAAATACAGCCCAGATGAGCGAGAAGAGCTCTGCCGCAATGCTCACTTGATTTCACAAACCGTATTCGCAAACGCAACAGACGATTATC ATATTCACCTCTTTTCGCCATGCTCTGTGAAAATACCACTACAGCCATCCGAGTATGCCTCTCATCCAGTTCCTACCCTCGAAGACTATGAATCTCTCTGGACCGTGTGGGATGTCGTGACCAAGACAATGGTGCCCCGGGAAGAGCTTCTTTCGAAGCCCATTCAGCTCCGAAATGCGCTCATTTTCTACCTCGGCCATATCCCCACGTTCTTAG ATATCCATTTGACACGAGCTCTGCGTGGGAAACTCACCGAACCCAAATCTTACAAGGAAATATTTGAGCGTGGGATTGATCCCGACGTCGAGGATCCGGAGAAATGCCACTCGCACAGCCCAATTCCCGACGAGTGGCCCCCCGTTGCCGAAATTTTAGACTACGCAGATCGGGTGCGCTCCAGAGCTCGATCGATCTTGCAGGACGGGCGCGCTCTGCAGGACCGGTCCCTTGGGGAAGCTCTCTGGATCGGTTTCGAACATGAGGCTATGCATCTTGAGACCTTCCTCTACATGCTGTTGCAAAGCCAGAGAGTGCAACCCCCAACCGGTGTGAAGACTCCCGACTTTGCCAAATTGGCTCAAGATGCGCGGGAGGCCGAGAAGCCCAACCGGTGGTTCAGTATCCCCAAGCAAGCCTTCACGATAGGATTGGACGACACTGACGAGACTGCCTTGCCCAAAGCGTCCTTTGGCTGGGACAATGAGAAGCCTCAGCGCtccgtggacgtggacgCATTCGAAGCCCAAGCTAGACCAGTAACCAACGGCGAGTTTGCCAAATATCTACAGGTTCAGCACAGTCGAGCAATTCCAGCATCATGGAAACTTGCGCATACCGATAATGACTTTGCGATCACCAACGGCGTGAGCGAGTCAAGTTCTCGAGCGACCGAAGACTTTATGGGCAACTTTGCCGTGAGAACAGTTTTCGGGCCAGTGCCCTTGACAGTGGCTCAGGATTGGCCGGTCATTGCATCCTACGACGAATTGGCCAGTTACGCGGAATGGGCAGGGTGCAGGCTTCCGACCTTTGAAGAAGTCCGCAGCATCTATCTCTATGCCGCGAAACTACAGGCAGAACCCAAGAAGAACGATAGCAATGGCCACAG CAACGGAGCCAATGGCCATTCCACCACTGGTCACGGTAATGGGGCTGCCAATGGAGTCAAACGGACGGCCGACGGGGTGGTGAAGCCAAACCCCCGTGCTGATCTCCCAGTCTATCGCTCTCTCGAAGGTTGCAATGTTGGCTTCCAAAACTGGCATCCTGTTCCGGTAACCCCGAACGGCGATAGGCTAGCTGGTCAGGGTGACTTTGGTGGTGTTTGGGAATGGACCAGCACCCCATTAGCACCCCACGAGGGTTTCAAGGCCATGGAAATATATCCCGGTTATACGT CGGACTTTTTCGATGGGAAGCACAACATCATCCAAGGCGGATCATGGGCAACCATGCCCCGAATTGCTGGACGCACCACATT TGTCAACTGGTACCAACATAATTACCCTTATACTTGGGCAGGGGCACGACTTGTGCGTGATCTCTCGACATAG